In Pseudochaenichthys georgianus chromosome 6, fPseGeo1.2, whole genome shotgun sequence, a single window of DNA contains:
- the nfat5a gene encoding nuclear factor of activated T-cells 5a isoform X1, translated as MPSDFISLLSSDLDLNSPKSLYSKESVYDLLPKELQLQPSSIQTDPPTMSQQSGGEAGSPPSAAVASDATYSTSSPLASSSLAMGAPSSGSSTSSSDHLKAPQHLHSTGEDGAAEIQGMEGAVSAPSRGANTAAGDIGSAVLSGPGVQQPQNTPSKRRPVLNISPPPEDLFDDSQMSCQEEPSVSAPTGPDSEHSSSMWADDSVSNFSLISSVSYNDNTEVPRKSRKRTPRQRPGPKPAHPEDSMDVFDADSAKAPHFVLSQLGTDKTSPSSLESGTAVKGGSLSTQYPQRSDGKELKILVQPETQHRARYLTEGSRGSVKDRTQQGFPTVKLEGVNEPVVLQVFVANDAGRVKPHGFYQACRVTGRNTTACKEVDIEGTTVIEIPLEPSSDMTLAVDRVGILKLRNADVEARIGVAGSKKKSTRARLAFRVNIPQPDGSVLTLQVTSSPILCTQPAGVPEILKKSLHSCSARGGDEVFIIGKNFLKGTKVIFQENIADDNSWQAEAKIDMDLFHQNHLIVTVPPFQNQSITSPVSVGIYVMTNAGRSHEAQPFTYTPDSADNSEVRTIKTEGPSLVSTCIFDCQIKSISSEQTDSSAPPSKRQEDTPMEVSSNPTPTDVFKPSPDPLVEVQQTLELSSNPHPGGESFQSPMPLQPEDVELSQVPPVFPSLESLSPIQKQDISPTTSFPVQGDTTIPPVTPEVPQQFLRDPQDSVPPESSNSSGVVVVLAMSQIATPSQPQQSQVPLFPQDGVTQLERAVRELQAGGNTTFQQVLEAAVAQQQLNSVLYSPTPSADTLQQHVQENMNSLRLGNTDNTLSTQQQLQIQQQQQMQQQQQMQQQQQMQQQMQQQQQIQQQQQIQQQMQQIQQQFQQHPHLQQHQILGNLQQQGLSNMQIQQQQQQQLILQPQDQQQLQQQHIIENIQQQQHLQQNQQQQVLNSIQLQDQQQQNQILTNLQQHQLQQQNQALSNLQQQLQEQQVLENLQQHLQAELLQPQIHSAPQVQQPVSLLQQTGELLTIQTSFPTQPPSHTSPPQQLFQSPRPLAETQSSQQQVQAALLQNTLTVLTSGSLSSGQQPTGSTLYLSPNPQPQQQQPQLTFISSMETSNSQPQSVAMFQNQPQAQLSQMQQQSTPMEQQQSPQQNQQQQPQLPMGQQGSLFQSIQNHSQPNTVPQSQLSQPQQTGLLLCTTDLSPQAIPPTILFSTQTQGPSQMGSISVGIQLPDPAEPMSFQDQSSSGGGNVSSAENRQQSLFQEQQPMQVGLSSSSVQSSQPVELFLPQTSLSSLQSSIGSQELNNQAPSPGTTIFVVQGSVGVVANPGQQPPEQLFQTTVGGNVAPQGQANLFVFGIQNDSPQRLSSSGPTLAAQGPPQSSSHMQPLLDQPLGQAASTMPPNMHSSLQSTLQAQMQSSLESAMQTNTQTTLQSSLQATIETSLPTPMQTNLQTQSSLQNQLQASISASSNMDKFEDILESLQKQ; from the exons AGTCGGTATATGACCTCCTCCCCAAAGAGCTCCAGCTCCAGCCGTCGTCCATCCAGACAGACCCACCCACCATGAGCCAACAAAGTGGGGGAGAGGCGGGATCTCCCCCCTCTGCAGCCGTGGCTTCAG ATGCCACCTATTCCACCTCGAGCCCCTTGGCCTCCTCCTCCCTGGCTATGGGAGCCCCGTCCTCTGGCTCTTCTACCTCCTCCTCAGACCATCTCAAGGCCCCCCAGCATCTCCACTCCACTGGAGAAGATGGAGCTGCAGAGATTCAAGGTATGGAGGGTGCTGTGTCGGCCCCCAGCAGAGGAGCAAACACTGCAGCAGGAGACATAGGGTCAGCAGTGTTGTCAGGGCCAGGAGTCCAGCAGCCTCAGAACACCCCGTCCAAACGGAGGCCTGTGTTGAACATATCCCCCCCGCCCGAGGACCTGTTTGACGACAGCCAGATGTCCTGCCAAGAGGAGCCTTCAGTGTCCGCTCCAACGGGTCCAGACTCGGAGCATAGCAGCAGCATGTGGGCCGACGACTCTGTCTCCAACTTCAGCTTGATCAGCTCCGTCTCCTACAACGACAACACAGAGGTGCCGCGCAAGTCTAGGAAACGCACCCCCCGCCAGCGGCCTGGGCCCAAACCTGCCCATCCAGAGGACAGCATGGACGTGTTCGATGCTGACAGCGCAAAGGCCCCTCACTTTGTCCTGTCCCAGCTGGGCACAGACAAAACCAGTCCCAG CTCTCTTGAGTCAGGAACTGCAGTGAAGGGTGGGTCACTGTCTACTCAGTACCCCCAGAGGAGTGATGGGAAGGAGCTGAAGATCCTGGTGCAGCCAGAGACCCAGCACAGAGCTCGCTATCTGACCGAGGGCAGCAGAGGTTCTGTCAAAGACCGCACTCAGCAGGGATTCCCCACTGTCAAG TTGGAAGGTGTGAATGAACCAGTTGTGCTACAGGTGTTTGTAGCAAATGATGCCGGCAGAGTGAAGCCTCACGGTTTCTACCAGGCATGCAGAGTAACAGGGCGCAACACCACTGCCTGCAAGGAGGTGGACATTGAAGGCACCACTGTTATCGAGATCCCCCTGGAGCCCAGCAGTGATATGACACTCGC GGTGGACCGTGTAGGAATTTTGAAGTTGCGTAATGCAGACGTGGAGGCCCGTATCGGTGTGGCAGGTTCCAAGAAGAAGAGCACACGAGCCAGGCTGGCGTTCAGAGTCAACATCCCCCAACCTGATGGATCCGTACTTACTCTACAGGTCACCTCTTCACCCATCCTCTGCA CCCAACCAGCAGGAGTGCCAGAGATCCTGAAGAAGAGTCTTCACAGCTGCTCAgcgagaggaggagatgaagtcTTTATCATCGGGAAGAACTTCCTCAAAGGAACCAAAGTTATTTTTCAGGAGAATATTGCAG ATGATAATTCCTGGCAAGCTGAGGCTAAGATTGACATGGACCTTTTCCACCAG AACCATTTGATAGTGACAGTCCCTCCGTTCCAAAACCAGTCAATCACTTCTCCCGTTTCTGTGGGAATCTACGTGATGACCAATGCTGGTAGATCACATGAGGCCCAGCCCTTCACCTACACTCCAGACTCAG CTGATAACTCAGAAGTCCGGACAATAAAAACAGAGGGACCCTCTCTAGTCAGCACGTGTATATTTGATTGCCAGATCAAATCTATATCTTCTGAGCAAACTGACAGCTCTGCTCCTCCTTCCAAACGGCAAGAGGACACACCAATGGAAGTGTCTAGCAATCCAACTCCCACAGATGTCTTTAAG CCATCCCCTGACCCTCTTGTCGAGGTGCAGCAGACACTGGAGCTCAGCTCTAACCCTCATCCAGGTGGAGAGTCCTTTCAGAGCCCAATGCCCCTACAACCTGAAGACGTGGAGCTCTCCCAGGTGCCCCCTGTCTTTCCTAGCCTTGAGTCTCTCAGCCCCATACAGAAGCAAGACATTAGCCCCACAACCTCGTTCCCAGTGCAGGGCGATACCACAATCCCCCCTGTAACACCAGAAGTCCCTCAGCAATTTCTCAGAGATCCTCAGGACAGCGTACCTCCTGAGAGTTCCAATAGTAGCGGAGTGGTCGTAGTCTTGGCCATGTCCCAGATAGCGACTCCCTCTCAGCCCCAGCAGTCACAGGTACCCCTATTCCCCCAGGATGGGGTGACCCAGCTGGAGAGGGCAGTAAGGGAGCTACAGGCGGGAGGAAACACCACCTTCCAGCAAGTGTTGGAGGCGGCTGtagcccagcagcagctcaactCTGTGCTGTACAGCCCCACCCCCTCTGCAGACACCCTCCAGCAGCACGTCCAGGAGAACATGAATAGCCTTAGATTGGGAAACACAGATAATACACTATCAACACAGCAACAGCTACAAATACAACAGCAACAGCAGatgcaacagcagcagcagatgcaacagcagcagcagatgcAACAGCagatgcaacaacaacaacagatacaacagcaacaacagatACAACAGCAGATGCAACAAATACAGCAACAGTTTCAACAGCATCCACACCTGCAGCAACATCAAATCCTTGGTAACCTTCAGCAGCAAGGTCTTAGTAACATGCAgatccaacaacaacaacaacaacaacttataTTACAGCCACAAGACCAGCAGCaactgcagcagcagcacattATAGAGAATATTCAGCAGCAACAACATCTGCAGCAGAATCAGCAACAGCAAGTCCTCAACAGCATCCAACTTCAGGATCAGCAACAACAAAATCAAATACTTACCAATTTACAGCAacatcagctacagcagcaaaaTCAAGCGTTGAGCAACTTGCAACAACAGCTGCAGGAGCAGCAGGTGTTGGAGAATTTACAGCAGCACCTTCAGGCGGAGTTGCTTCAGCCCCAAATCCACTCCGCTCCCCAGGTCCAGCAGCCAGTGTCCCTGCTTCAACAGACTGGAGAGCTGCTCACCATTCAGACCAGCTTCCCAACACAGCCCCCCTCCCACACATCTCCCCCACAGCAGCTCTTTCAATCGCCGCGGCCCCTCGCTGAGACCCAGAGCTCCCAACAGCAGGTCCAGGCTGCCCTGCTCCAGAACACACTGACAGTTCTGACCAGTGGCAGTCTCAGCTCAGGGCAGCAGCCTACAGGGTCAACGTTGTACCTGTCTCCAAACCCTCAgccccaacaacaacaaccacagCTGACATTCATCTCCTCCATGGAGACCTCCAACAGCCAGCCCCAGTCTGTCGCAATGTTTCAGAACCAACCCCAAGCTCAGCTTTCCCAgatgcagcagcagagcacccCAATGGAGCAGCAGCAGTCTCCACAGCAGAACCAACAACAGCAACCGCAGCTTCCAATGGGCCAGCAGGGCTCCCTGTTCCAGAGTATCCAGAACCACTCCCAGCCTAACACCGTCCCTCAGAGCCAGCTGTCCCAACCCCAGCAGACCGGTCTCTTGCTCTGCACCACAGATCTTAGCCCCCAGGCTATTCCCCCAACTATTCTCTTCAGCACCCAGACACAAGGCCCTTCCCAGATGGGGAGCATTAGCGTTGGAATCCAGCTGCCTGACCCAGCAGAGCCCATGTCCTTCCAGGACCAGAGCTCCTCAGGCGGAGGAAACGTGTCCTCCGCTGAGAACCGGCAGCAAAGCCTGTTCCAGGAACAGCAGCCAATGCAAGTGGGACTAAGTTCCAGCAGCGTGCAGAGCAGTCAGCCTGTGGAGCTGTTCCTGCCTCAGACCTCTCTGTCCAGTCTGCAGAGCTCTATTGGCTCACAGGAGCTGAACAACCAGGCTCCATCCCCTGGCACAACCATCTTTGTGGTCCAGGGAAGTGTGGGGGTGGTAGCCAACCCTGGCCAGCAGCCCCCGGAGCAGCTTTTCCAGACAACAGTGGGTGGAAATGTGGCTCCACAAGGACAGGCCAACCTGTTTGTGTTTGGCATCCAGAATG ACTCGCCCCAGCGGCTCAGTTCCTCCGGACCCACCCTCGCTGCTCAGGGCCCGCCTCAGAGCTCCAGTCACATGCAGCCTCTGTTGGACCAGCCACTGGGACAAGCTGCCTCCACCATGCCACCTAACATGCATAGCAGCTTACAGAGCACCCTTCAGGCCCAAATGCAGTCAAGCTTAGAGAGCGCCAtgcagacaaacacacaaacaactcTGCAGTCCAGTTTACAGGCAACCATAGAGACAAGCCTGCCGACTCCAATGCAGACCAATCTACAGACACAGAGTAGCTTACAGAATCAATTGCAGGCTTCAATATCTGCATCATCTAACATGGATAAATTTGAGGACATACTGGAAAGCCTACAAAAGCAGTGA
- the nfat5a gene encoding nuclear factor of activated T-cells 5a isoform X2 → MGAPSSGSSTSSSDHLKAPQHLHSTGEDGAAEIQGMEGAVSAPSRGANTAAGDIGSAVLSGPGVQQPQNTPSKRRPVLNISPPPEDLFDDSQMSCQEEPSVSAPTGPDSEHSSSMWADDSVSNFSLISSVSYNDNTEVPRKSRKRTPRQRPGPKPAHPEDSMDVFDADSAKAPHFVLSQLGTDKTSPSSLESGTAVKGGSLSTQYPQRSDGKELKILVQPETQHRARYLTEGSRGSVKDRTQQGFPTVKLEGVNEPVVLQVFVANDAGRVKPHGFYQACRVTGRNTTACKEVDIEGTTVIEIPLEPSSDMTLAVDRVGILKLRNADVEARIGVAGSKKKSTRARLAFRVNIPQPDGSVLTLQVTSSPILCTQPAGVPEILKKSLHSCSARGGDEVFIIGKNFLKGTKVIFQENIADDNSWQAEAKIDMDLFHQNHLIVTVPPFQNQSITSPVSVGIYVMTNAGRSHEAQPFTYTPDSADNSEVRTIKTEGPSLVSTCIFDCQIKSISSEQTDSSAPPSKRQEDTPMEVSSNPTPTDVFKPSPDPLVEVQQTLELSSNPHPGGESFQSPMPLQPEDVELSQVPPVFPSLESLSPIQKQDISPTTSFPVQGDTTIPPVTPEVPQQFLRDPQDSVPPESSNSSGVVVVLAMSQIATPSQPQQSQVPLFPQDGVTQLERAVRELQAGGNTTFQQVLEAAVAQQQLNSVLYSPTPSADTLQQHVQENMNSLRLGNTDNTLSTQQQLQIQQQQQMQQQQQMQQQQQMQQQMQQQQQIQQQQQIQQQMQQIQQQFQQHPHLQQHQILGNLQQQGLSNMQIQQQQQQQLILQPQDQQQLQQQHIIENIQQQQHLQQNQQQQVLNSIQLQDQQQQNQILTNLQQHQLQQQNQALSNLQQQLQEQQVLENLQQHLQAELLQPQIHSAPQVQQPVSLLQQTGELLTIQTSFPTQPPSHTSPPQQLFQSPRPLAETQSSQQQVQAALLQNTLTVLTSGSLSSGQQPTGSTLYLSPNPQPQQQQPQLTFISSMETSNSQPQSVAMFQNQPQAQLSQMQQQSTPMEQQQSPQQNQQQQPQLPMGQQGSLFQSIQNHSQPNTVPQSQLSQPQQTGLLLCTTDLSPQAIPPTILFSTQTQGPSQMGSISVGIQLPDPAEPMSFQDQSSSGGGNVSSAENRQQSLFQEQQPMQVGLSSSSVQSSQPVELFLPQTSLSSLQSSIGSQELNNQAPSPGTTIFVVQGSVGVVANPGQQPPEQLFQTTVGGNVAPQGQANLFVFGIQNDSPQRLSSSGPTLAAQGPPQSSSHMQPLLDQPLGQAASTMPPNMHSSLQSTLQAQMQSSLESAMQTNTQTTLQSSLQATIETSLPTPMQTNLQTQSSLQNQLQASISASSNMDKFEDILESLQKQ, encoded by the exons ATGGGAGCCCCGTCCTCTGGCTCTTCTACCTCCTCCTCAGACCATCTCAAGGCCCCCCAGCATCTCCACTCCACTGGAGAAGATGGAGCTGCAGAGATTCAAGGTATGGAGGGTGCTGTGTCGGCCCCCAGCAGAGGAGCAAACACTGCAGCAGGAGACATAGGGTCAGCAGTGTTGTCAGGGCCAGGAGTCCAGCAGCCTCAGAACACCCCGTCCAAACGGAGGCCTGTGTTGAACATATCCCCCCCGCCCGAGGACCTGTTTGACGACAGCCAGATGTCCTGCCAAGAGGAGCCTTCAGTGTCCGCTCCAACGGGTCCAGACTCGGAGCATAGCAGCAGCATGTGGGCCGACGACTCTGTCTCCAACTTCAGCTTGATCAGCTCCGTCTCCTACAACGACAACACAGAGGTGCCGCGCAAGTCTAGGAAACGCACCCCCCGCCAGCGGCCTGGGCCCAAACCTGCCCATCCAGAGGACAGCATGGACGTGTTCGATGCTGACAGCGCAAAGGCCCCTCACTTTGTCCTGTCCCAGCTGGGCACAGACAAAACCAGTCCCAG CTCTCTTGAGTCAGGAACTGCAGTGAAGGGTGGGTCACTGTCTACTCAGTACCCCCAGAGGAGTGATGGGAAGGAGCTGAAGATCCTGGTGCAGCCAGAGACCCAGCACAGAGCTCGCTATCTGACCGAGGGCAGCAGAGGTTCTGTCAAAGACCGCACTCAGCAGGGATTCCCCACTGTCAAG TTGGAAGGTGTGAATGAACCAGTTGTGCTACAGGTGTTTGTAGCAAATGATGCCGGCAGAGTGAAGCCTCACGGTTTCTACCAGGCATGCAGAGTAACAGGGCGCAACACCACTGCCTGCAAGGAGGTGGACATTGAAGGCACCACTGTTATCGAGATCCCCCTGGAGCCCAGCAGTGATATGACACTCGC GGTGGACCGTGTAGGAATTTTGAAGTTGCGTAATGCAGACGTGGAGGCCCGTATCGGTGTGGCAGGTTCCAAGAAGAAGAGCACACGAGCCAGGCTGGCGTTCAGAGTCAACATCCCCCAACCTGATGGATCCGTACTTACTCTACAGGTCACCTCTTCACCCATCCTCTGCA CCCAACCAGCAGGAGTGCCAGAGATCCTGAAGAAGAGTCTTCACAGCTGCTCAgcgagaggaggagatgaagtcTTTATCATCGGGAAGAACTTCCTCAAAGGAACCAAAGTTATTTTTCAGGAGAATATTGCAG ATGATAATTCCTGGCAAGCTGAGGCTAAGATTGACATGGACCTTTTCCACCAG AACCATTTGATAGTGACAGTCCCTCCGTTCCAAAACCAGTCAATCACTTCTCCCGTTTCTGTGGGAATCTACGTGATGACCAATGCTGGTAGATCACATGAGGCCCAGCCCTTCACCTACACTCCAGACTCAG CTGATAACTCAGAAGTCCGGACAATAAAAACAGAGGGACCCTCTCTAGTCAGCACGTGTATATTTGATTGCCAGATCAAATCTATATCTTCTGAGCAAACTGACAGCTCTGCTCCTCCTTCCAAACGGCAAGAGGACACACCAATGGAAGTGTCTAGCAATCCAACTCCCACAGATGTCTTTAAG CCATCCCCTGACCCTCTTGTCGAGGTGCAGCAGACACTGGAGCTCAGCTCTAACCCTCATCCAGGTGGAGAGTCCTTTCAGAGCCCAATGCCCCTACAACCTGAAGACGTGGAGCTCTCCCAGGTGCCCCCTGTCTTTCCTAGCCTTGAGTCTCTCAGCCCCATACAGAAGCAAGACATTAGCCCCACAACCTCGTTCCCAGTGCAGGGCGATACCACAATCCCCCCTGTAACACCAGAAGTCCCTCAGCAATTTCTCAGAGATCCTCAGGACAGCGTACCTCCTGAGAGTTCCAATAGTAGCGGAGTGGTCGTAGTCTTGGCCATGTCCCAGATAGCGACTCCCTCTCAGCCCCAGCAGTCACAGGTACCCCTATTCCCCCAGGATGGGGTGACCCAGCTGGAGAGGGCAGTAAGGGAGCTACAGGCGGGAGGAAACACCACCTTCCAGCAAGTGTTGGAGGCGGCTGtagcccagcagcagctcaactCTGTGCTGTACAGCCCCACCCCCTCTGCAGACACCCTCCAGCAGCACGTCCAGGAGAACATGAATAGCCTTAGATTGGGAAACACAGATAATACACTATCAACACAGCAACAGCTACAAATACAACAGCAACAGCAGatgcaacagcagcagcagatgcaacagcagcagcagatgcAACAGCagatgcaacaacaacaacagatacaacagcaacaacagatACAACAGCAGATGCAACAAATACAGCAACAGTTTCAACAGCATCCACACCTGCAGCAACATCAAATCCTTGGTAACCTTCAGCAGCAAGGTCTTAGTAACATGCAgatccaacaacaacaacaacaacaacttataTTACAGCCACAAGACCAGCAGCaactgcagcagcagcacattATAGAGAATATTCAGCAGCAACAACATCTGCAGCAGAATCAGCAACAGCAAGTCCTCAACAGCATCCAACTTCAGGATCAGCAACAACAAAATCAAATACTTACCAATTTACAGCAacatcagctacagcagcaaaaTCAAGCGTTGAGCAACTTGCAACAACAGCTGCAGGAGCAGCAGGTGTTGGAGAATTTACAGCAGCACCTTCAGGCGGAGTTGCTTCAGCCCCAAATCCACTCCGCTCCCCAGGTCCAGCAGCCAGTGTCCCTGCTTCAACAGACTGGAGAGCTGCTCACCATTCAGACCAGCTTCCCAACACAGCCCCCCTCCCACACATCTCCCCCACAGCAGCTCTTTCAATCGCCGCGGCCCCTCGCTGAGACCCAGAGCTCCCAACAGCAGGTCCAGGCTGCCCTGCTCCAGAACACACTGACAGTTCTGACCAGTGGCAGTCTCAGCTCAGGGCAGCAGCCTACAGGGTCAACGTTGTACCTGTCTCCAAACCCTCAgccccaacaacaacaaccacagCTGACATTCATCTCCTCCATGGAGACCTCCAACAGCCAGCCCCAGTCTGTCGCAATGTTTCAGAACCAACCCCAAGCTCAGCTTTCCCAgatgcagcagcagagcacccCAATGGAGCAGCAGCAGTCTCCACAGCAGAACCAACAACAGCAACCGCAGCTTCCAATGGGCCAGCAGGGCTCCCTGTTCCAGAGTATCCAGAACCACTCCCAGCCTAACACCGTCCCTCAGAGCCAGCTGTCCCAACCCCAGCAGACCGGTCTCTTGCTCTGCACCACAGATCTTAGCCCCCAGGCTATTCCCCCAACTATTCTCTTCAGCACCCAGACACAAGGCCCTTCCCAGATGGGGAGCATTAGCGTTGGAATCCAGCTGCCTGACCCAGCAGAGCCCATGTCCTTCCAGGACCAGAGCTCCTCAGGCGGAGGAAACGTGTCCTCCGCTGAGAACCGGCAGCAAAGCCTGTTCCAGGAACAGCAGCCAATGCAAGTGGGACTAAGTTCCAGCAGCGTGCAGAGCAGTCAGCCTGTGGAGCTGTTCCTGCCTCAGACCTCTCTGTCCAGTCTGCAGAGCTCTATTGGCTCACAGGAGCTGAACAACCAGGCTCCATCCCCTGGCACAACCATCTTTGTGGTCCAGGGAAGTGTGGGGGTGGTAGCCAACCCTGGCCAGCAGCCCCCGGAGCAGCTTTTCCAGACAACAGTGGGTGGAAATGTGGCTCCACAAGGACAGGCCAACCTGTTTGTGTTTGGCATCCAGAATG ACTCGCCCCAGCGGCTCAGTTCCTCCGGACCCACCCTCGCTGCTCAGGGCCCGCCTCAGAGCTCCAGTCACATGCAGCCTCTGTTGGACCAGCCACTGGGACAAGCTGCCTCCACCATGCCACCTAACATGCATAGCAGCTTACAGAGCACCCTTCAGGCCCAAATGCAGTCAAGCTTAGAGAGCGCCAtgcagacaaacacacaaacaactcTGCAGTCCAGTTTACAGGCAACCATAGAGACAAGCCTGCCGACTCCAATGCAGACCAATCTACAGACACAGAGTAGCTTACAGAATCAATTGCAGGCTTCAATATCTGCATCATCTAACATGGATAAATTTGAGGACATACTGGAAAGCCTACAAAAGCAGTGA